The following are encoded together in the Zingiber officinale cultivar Zhangliang chromosome 8A, Zo_v1.1, whole genome shotgun sequence genome:
- the LOC122008078 gene encoding uncharacterized protein LOC122008078 isoform X4, translated as MHHFHKMEIACGMPPCSGLFLFKPFTVSITFHRPWKTKFSIVKNTGRAVTKSLSSSNLICASLRSNGHPRLSYGGGFDKEPFWINVVKDSAWSLKSVAVFLAEQPSQIKYIEWPTFQSTLRTASLTHVLVALLIVALSSVDSCLCYILALLLRRTA; from the exons ATGCATCATTTCCAT AAGATGGAAATTGCTTGTGGCATGCCACCTTGTTCAG GTCTATTTTTGTTCAAGCCTTTCACTGTCTCAATAACATTTCACCGGCCATGGAAGACCAAGTTTTCCATTGTTAAG AATACTGGACGAGCTGTCACAAAATCACTTTCGAGTTCTAATCTCATTTGTGCATCATTAAGAAGTAATGGCCATCCTAGATTATCTTATGGAGGTGGTTTTGACAAAGAACCATTTTGGATAAATGTGGTGAAGGATAGTGCATG GAGTTTGAAATCTGTAGCAGTATTCTTAGCTGAGCAGCCTAGCCAGATAAAGTACATAGAGTGGCCAACATTTCAAAGCACG TTGAGGACGGCCAGTCTTACCCATGTTCTTGTGGCTTTGCTCATTGTTGCTTTGTCCTCTGTGGACTCGTGTCtttgttatattttggctttgCTGCTCAGGAGAACTGCTTAG
- the LOC122008078 gene encoding uncharacterized protein LOC122008078 isoform X5: MEIACGMPPCSGFGLFLFKPFTVSITFHRPWKTKFSIVKNTGRAVTKSLSSSNLICASLRSNGHPRLSYGGGFDKEPFWINVVKDSAWSLKSVAVFLAEQPSQIKYIEWPTFQSTLRTASLTHVLVALLIVALSSVDSCLCYILALLLRRTA; the protein is encoded by the exons ATGGAAATTGCTTGTGGCATGCCACCTTGTTCAGGTTTCG GTCTATTTTTGTTCAAGCCTTTCACTGTCTCAATAACATTTCACCGGCCATGGAAGACCAAGTTTTCCATTGTTAAG AATACTGGACGAGCTGTCACAAAATCACTTTCGAGTTCTAATCTCATTTGTGCATCATTAAGAAGTAATGGCCATCCTAGATTATCTTATGGAGGTGGTTTTGACAAAGAACCATTTTGGATAAATGTGGTGAAGGATAGTGCATG GAGTTTGAAATCTGTAGCAGTATTCTTAGCTGAGCAGCCTAGCCAGATAAAGTACATAGAGTGGCCAACATTTCAAAGCACG TTGAGGACGGCCAGTCTTACCCATGTTCTTGTGGCTTTGCTCATTGTTGCTTTGTCCTCTGTGGACTCGTGTCtttgttatattttggctttgCTGCTCAGGAGAACTGCTTAG
- the LOC122008076 gene encoding phosphatidylinositol 4-phosphate 5-kinase 1-like isoform X2: MWTFGRGDNAVVDSGLDCGAEDVTGENGDKRAAMAVLPSVRLECSRSHGGGGGRRVASAAVLPDEEVEVFAGKIDAEASHGWGKYIRADERTREESRRVKIAGKGKFFGPSGAALDSELRFGQMEGFRTFTNDYYDECDYGCKWYVNGDYYEGEWRRNLQEGHGRYVWRSGNEYVGEWRNGAIAGRGALIWANGYRYEGYWENGEPKGSGVFTWPDGSFYVGSWSKPETATTNGGLCRAVAAGCKEIAGRRSPSLPFEEAFMVPASRKRPSADGRVAECRSSTTEKSFPKICIWESEGEAGDITCNIVDAIEVAMFYQDGGRTPIGSLRQRSIPCPSSRREAKKPGQTILKGHKNYDLMLNLQLGIRYSVGKPGSLRELRAGDFDPKEKFWTRFPPEGSKNTPPHHSTEFRWKDYCPMVFRHLRILFDVDPADYMLAICGNDALRELSSPGKSGSVFYLTQDDRFMIKTVKKAEMKVLIRMLFSYYQHLRQYQNSLVTKFYGVHCVKPIGGQKVRFIVMGNLFCSDYYIHRRFDLKGSSHGRMTAKADVEIDEMTILKDLDLYYVFRLHRSWHLELIKQIKRDCEFLEAERIMDYSLLLGLHFRDDISTSLTGQSPCFAPPSRTFLPEVCIS, encoded by the exons ATGTGGACGTTCGGACGTGGTGATAACGCCGTCGTCGACTCTGGCCTTGACTGCGGAGCCGAGGACGTGACGGGGGAGAATGGTGACAAACGGGCGGCAATGGCGGTTCTTCCATCAGTCAGACTCGAATGCAGTAGGTCTCATGGAGGCGGCGGTGGCCGGAGAGTCGCCTCAGCTGCCGTCTTGCCGGACGAAGAGGTGGAGGTATTTGCTGGAAAGATAGACGCGGAAGCTTCCCATGGGTGGGGGAAGTACATTCGTGCTGACGAGCGCACGCGCGAGGAATCTAGGAGAGTGAAGATCGCCGGGAAGGGCAAGTTCTTCGGGCCCTCCGGCGCGGCCTTGGATtccgagcttcgcttcggacagATGGAAGGCTTCCGAACCTTCACCAACGACTACTACGACGAGTGCGATTACGGATGCAAGTGGTATGTCAACGGCGACTATTACGAGGGTGAATGGCGGCGCAACCTCCAGGAGGGTCATGGCCGGTACGTCTGGCGGAGCGGCAACGAGTACGTTGGAGAATGGAGGAATGGCGCGATCGCTGGCCGCGGGGCTCTCATCTGGGCGAACGGCTACCGCTACGAAGGCTACTGGGAGAACGGCGAGCCTAAAGGGAGCGGCGTGTTCACTTGGCCGGACGGAAGCTTCTACGTCGGTAGTTGGAGCAAACCTGAAACAGCGACCACCAACGGCGGCCTCTGCCGTGCCGTCGCTGCCGGTTGCAAGGAGATCGCCGGGAGAAGAAGCCCATCCTTGCCTTTTGAAGAAGCATTCATGGTTCCAGCGTCAAGGAAGAGACCGTCGGCCGATGGAAGAGTAGCGGAGTGTAGGAGCTCCACTACCGAGAAAAGCTTTCCCAAGATCTGTATCTGGGAGTCTGAAGGAGAAGCGGGGGACATCACATGCAACATCGTGGACGCTATCGAGGTCGCAATGTTTTACCAGGATGGTGGTCGTACTCCGATCGGAAGCCTGCGACAGCGAAGCATCCCGTGCCCGTCGTCAAGGAGGGAGGCAAAGAAGCCAGGCCAGACCATATTGAAAGGTCACAAGAACTACGATCTGATGTTGAACCTGCAATTGGGCATCAG ATACTCTGTGGGGAAGCCTGGTTCGCTAAGAGAACTCAGAGCTGGAGATTTTGATCCCAAGGAAAAATTTTGGACGAGGTTTCCGCCTGAGGGATCAAAGAATACTCCTCCTCACCACTCCACTGAGTTCCGGTGGAAGGATTATTGCCCCATGGTTTTCAG ACACTTGAGGATTTTATTTGATGTGGATCCAGCAGATTATATGCTAGCTATATGTGGAAATGATGCTTTGAGGGAATTGTCTTCACCTGGTAAAAGTGGGAGTGTCTTTTACCTGACCCAAGATGATCGATTCATGATTAAGACAGTAAAGAAAGCTGAAATGAAG GTGCTTATCAGGATGCTGTTCAGTTACTACCAACATTTACGTCAATATCAGAACTCACTAGTCACAAAGTTCTATGGAGTGCATTGTGTGAAGCCAATTGGTGGCCAAAAG GTGCGTTTCATTGTGATGGGCAACTTATTCTGTTCAGATTACTACATTCATAGAAGATTCGACCTGAAAGGTTCATCACATGGTCGAATGACAGCCAAGGCTGATGTTGAAATCGATGAAATGACAATCCTCAAGGATCTTGATCTCTACTATGTTTTTCGCTTGCATAGATCTTGGCACCTAGAACTTATTAA ACAAATCAAGCGGGACTGTGAATTCCTTGAAGCAGAGAGGATCATGGATTATAGTCTCTTGTTGGGACTTCACTTTCGAGATGACATTTCAACATCTTTGACAGGCCAATCACCATGTTTTGCTCCTCCAAGTAG AACCTTCTTGCCAGAGGTATGCATTTCATGA
- the LOC122008078 gene encoding uncharacterized protein LOC122008078 isoform X3, producing the protein MHHFHKMEIACGMPPCSGFGLFLFKPFTVSITFHRPWKTKFSIVKNTGRAVTKSLSSSNLICASLRSNGHPRLSYGGGFDKEPFWINVVKDSAWSLKSVAVFLAEQPSQIKYIEWPTFQSTLRTASLTHVLVALLIVALSSVDSCLCYILALLLRRTA; encoded by the exons ATGCATCATTTCCAT AAGATGGAAATTGCTTGTGGCATGCCACCTTGTTCAGGTTTCG GTCTATTTTTGTTCAAGCCTTTCACTGTCTCAATAACATTTCACCGGCCATGGAAGACCAAGTTTTCCATTGTTAAG AATACTGGACGAGCTGTCACAAAATCACTTTCGAGTTCTAATCTCATTTGTGCATCATTAAGAAGTAATGGCCATCCTAGATTATCTTATGGAGGTGGTTTTGACAAAGAACCATTTTGGATAAATGTGGTGAAGGATAGTGCATG GAGTTTGAAATCTGTAGCAGTATTCTTAGCTGAGCAGCCTAGCCAGATAAAGTACATAGAGTGGCCAACATTTCAAAGCACG TTGAGGACGGCCAGTCTTACCCATGTTCTTGTGGCTTTGCTCATTGTTGCTTTGTCCTCTGTGGACTCGTGTCtttgttatattttggctttgCTGCTCAGGAGAACTGCTTAG
- the LOC122008078 gene encoding uncharacterized protein LOC122008078 isoform X1: protein MYKRLPHTHFDQAPPPPLVRPSHKLPRSGLPLPSTVASIHLCCWVRRLCEARRHLGGLNPQSLFLFKPFTVSITFHRPWKTKFSIVKNTGRAVTKSLSSSNLICASLRSNGHPRLSYGGGFDKEPFWINVVKDSAWSLKSVAVFLAEQPSQIKYIEWPTFQSTLRTASLTHVLVALLIVALSSVDSCLCYILALLLRRTA, encoded by the exons ATGTATAAGCGTTTACCCCACACACACTTCGATCAAGCTCCTCCGCCCCCTCTCGTTCGCCCGTCGCACAAGCTGCCAAGATCAGGTCTTCCTCTCCCTTCCACCGTCGCGAGCATCCATCTCTGTTGCTGGGTACGACGACTCTGCGAGGCGAGGAGACATCTTGGAGGCTTGAACCCTCAAA GTCTATTTTTGTTCAAGCCTTTCACTGTCTCAATAACATTTCACCGGCCATGGAAGACCAAGTTTTCCATTGTTAAG AATACTGGACGAGCTGTCACAAAATCACTTTCGAGTTCTAATCTCATTTGTGCATCATTAAGAAGTAATGGCCATCCTAGATTATCTTATGGAGGTGGTTTTGACAAAGAACCATTTTGGATAAATGTGGTGAAGGATAGTGCATG GAGTTTGAAATCTGTAGCAGTATTCTTAGCTGAGCAGCCTAGCCAGATAAAGTACATAGAGTGGCCAACATTTCAAAGCACG TTGAGGACGGCCAGTCTTACCCATGTTCTTGTGGCTTTGCTCATTGTTGCTTTGTCCTCTGTGGACTCGTGTCtttgttatattttggctttgCTGCTCAGGAGAACTGCTTAG
- the LOC122008078 gene encoding uncharacterized protein LOC122008078 isoform X6 encodes MEIACGMPPCSGLFLFKPFTVSITFHRPWKTKFSIVKNTGRAVTKSLSSSNLICASLRSNGHPRLSYGGGFDKEPFWINVVKDSAWSLKSVAVFLAEQPSQIKYIEWPTFQSTLRTASLTHVLVALLIVALSSVDSCLCYILALLLRRTA; translated from the exons ATGGAAATTGCTTGTGGCATGCCACCTTGTTCAG GTCTATTTTTGTTCAAGCCTTTCACTGTCTCAATAACATTTCACCGGCCATGGAAGACCAAGTTTTCCATTGTTAAG AATACTGGACGAGCTGTCACAAAATCACTTTCGAGTTCTAATCTCATTTGTGCATCATTAAGAAGTAATGGCCATCCTAGATTATCTTATGGAGGTGGTTTTGACAAAGAACCATTTTGGATAAATGTGGTGAAGGATAGTGCATG GAGTTTGAAATCTGTAGCAGTATTCTTAGCTGAGCAGCCTAGCCAGATAAAGTACATAGAGTGGCCAACATTTCAAAGCACG TTGAGGACGGCCAGTCTTACCCATGTTCTTGTGGCTTTGCTCATTGTTGCTTTGTCCTCTGTGGACTCGTGTCtttgttatattttggctttgCTGCTCAGGAGAACTGCTTAG
- the LOC122008078 gene encoding uncharacterized protein LOC122008078 isoform X2, which produces MDKGWCIIYNNKIVKFLLSKDASFPCLFLFKPFTVSITFHRPWKTKFSIVKNTGRAVTKSLSSSNLICASLRSNGHPRLSYGGGFDKEPFWINVVKDSAWSLKSVAVFLAEQPSQIKYIEWPTFQSTLRTASLTHVLVALLIVALSSVDSCLCYILALLLRRTA; this is translated from the exons ATGGATAAAGGATGGTGCATCATTTACAACAATAAGATTGTAAAGTTTCTTCTGTCGAAAGATGCATCATTTCCAT GTCTATTTTTGTTCAAGCCTTTCACTGTCTCAATAACATTTCACCGGCCATGGAAGACCAAGTTTTCCATTGTTAAG AATACTGGACGAGCTGTCACAAAATCACTTTCGAGTTCTAATCTCATTTGTGCATCATTAAGAAGTAATGGCCATCCTAGATTATCTTATGGAGGTGGTTTTGACAAAGAACCATTTTGGATAAATGTGGTGAAGGATAGTGCATG GAGTTTGAAATCTGTAGCAGTATTCTTAGCTGAGCAGCCTAGCCAGATAAAGTACATAGAGTGGCCAACATTTCAAAGCACG TTGAGGACGGCCAGTCTTACCCATGTTCTTGTGGCTTTGCTCATTGTTGCTTTGTCCTCTGTGGACTCGTGTCtttgttatattttggctttgCTGCTCAGGAGAACTGCTTAG